One window of Populus nigra chromosome 5, ddPopNigr1.1, whole genome shotgun sequence genomic DNA carries:
- the LOC133694861 gene encoding alkane hydroxylase MAH1-like has protein sequence MAILEYFHIIIALVCILLFCHWCRNTVSPVTNWPVVGMLPGLLFKAQNIHEYATQLLKQSGGTFEFKGPWFANMNIFLTADPLNVRHISTTNFVNYPKGPEYKKIFEPYGDGVLNSDFESWKSFRKLIHSMIKDNKFQMFLERSLREKIVKGLIPVLEHVSRQEIELDMQDVFQRFTFDNICLLVLGFDPQSLSVDLPEIAYKTAFDVVEEAMFYRHIVPESIWKLQKWLNVGEEKKLSQAMDTIDNLLEQCISSKKEEIRQRKAQNMVQVDDNDQDDYDLITACIKEEGEAAEQMDASKRTDKYLRDIGFNFIAAGKDTVNAALTWFFWLVATHHEVEEKIVEEIRANMKSKGDHTINGMFFNLEELNKLVYLHGAICETLRLYPAVPFNYRVSVEADALPSGHRVKENTKVMFSLYSMGSMEEIWGDDCLAFKPERWISERGGIIHVPSYKYIAFNTGPRSCLGKEITFIQMKTIATAILLNFHLQVVEGHPVSPGLSVMMRMKHGLKLRVTKRCV, from the coding sequence ATGGCAATTCTTGAATACTTTCACATCATTATAGCACTTGTTTGCATACTTCTTTTCTGCCATTGGTGTCGGAACACTGTATCCCCGGTCACTAACTGGCCTGTGGTAGGAATGCTACCAGGGCTTCTTTTCAAGGCACAAAATATCCATGAATATGCAACCCAGCTTCTGAAACAAAGTGGAGGTACCTTCGAATTTAAAGGTCCTTGGTTTGCTAACATGAACATTTTTCTCACTGCTGATCCTCTTAATGTTCGCCATATTTCAACCACAAACTTCGTCAACTACCCAAAGGGGCCCGAGTACAAGAAGATTTTTGAGCCTTATGGAGATGGAGTTCTTAATTCAGATTTTGAATCATGGAAATCCTTCCGTAAATTGATTCATTCTATGATTAAGGACAACAAGTTCCAGATGTTTCTCGAGAGATCTTTGCGAGAAAAGATAGTCAAAGGTCTAATCCCGGTTCTAGAGCATGTATCAAGACAAGAAATAGAATTGGACATGCAAGACGTATTCCAGCGTTTCACCTTTGATAATATCTGCCTCCTGGTTTTAGGCTTTGATCCACAGAGCCTTTCTGTTGATTTACCAGAAATTGCTTATAAAACAGCATTTGATGTTGTAGAGGAGGCTATGTTTTACCGACATATTGTGCCTGAAAGCATTTGGAAATTGCAGAAATGGCTTAACgtaggagaagagaagaagctAAGCCAAGCCATGGACACCATAGATAATTTATTGGAGCAGTGCATCtcatcaaagaaagaagaaattcgCCAACGCAAAGCCCAAAATATGGTGCAAGTTGACGATAATGATCAAGACGACTATGACTTGATCACCGCTTGcataaaagaagaaggagaagcagCGGAACAGATGGATGCCTCCAAAAGGACTGACAAATATCTAAGAGACATCGGATTTAACTTCATTGCAGCTGGGAAAGACACCGTAAATGCAGCTCTAACTTGGTTCTTCTGGCTGGTCGCTACACACCATGAAGTAGAAGAAAAAATCGTAGAAGAGATCAGAGCCAACATGAAATCGAAAGGAGATCATACGATTAATGGGATGTTTTTCAATCTGGAAGAGCTGAATAAGCTTGTTTATCTCCATGGAGCCATCTGCGAGACTCTTCGGCTATACCCGGCTGTACCCTTTAACTATAGAGTATCTGTTGAAGCCGACGCTCTTCCTAGTGGACATCGGGTGAAAGAAAACACGAAGGTGATGTTCTCACTATACTCAATGGGAAGCATGGAAGAGATATGGGGTGATGACTGCTTGGCATTCAAGCCAGAGAGATGGATTTCAGAGCGAGGGGGAATCATTCACGTTCCATCTTACAAGTATATTGCGTTTAATACAGGACCAAGGAGCTGTTTGGGTAAAGAAATAACCTTCATTCAAATGAAGACAATTGCAACAGCCATACtcttgaattttcatcttcAGGTGGTGGAAGGTCATCCCGTTTCACCAGGTCTGTCTGTCATGATGCGTATGAAGCATGGTTTGAAGCTTAGGGTCACCAAGAGATGTGTTTAA
- the LOC133695259 gene encoding ABC transporter G family member 5-like produces MPINWLNLEKPNQKFEQKIAMKKQGCEIEAIGISYKISTKKREHPFKIFTKKQEINQEPKQAMDLEEASLGAKHVLKDVFCKAKPWEILAIVGPSGAGKSSLLEILAGKLTPQNGTIFVNQNPIDKARFKKISGYVTQKDTLFPLLTVEETLMFSAKLRLRLPQAQLSSNVKSLMKELGLDHVAMTRVGDDRIRGISGGERRRVSIGVDAIHDPEVLILDEPTSGLDSTSALQIIDMLKVMAETRGRTIILSIHQPGFRIVKLFNSILMMANGSVLHHGTVDQLGVNLRTMGMQLPIHVNVVEFAIESIETIQQQREVLQKEMQPQVLTSSTTIPQQKKIEEVGEGRSGKFTLQQLFQQSKVVDEEIINVEFDFPLGFANSRLQETLILTHRFSKNIFRTKELFACRTIQMLISGLVLGSIFYNLEDDLIGAEERVGLFAFILTFLLSCTTEALPIFLQEREILMKETSCGSYRVSSYAIANGLVYLPFLLILAILFTIPLYWLVGLNPNFIAFMHFLLLIWLILYTANSVVVCFSALVPNFIVGNSVISGVMGSFFLFSGYFTSKHGIPNYWIFMHYISLFKYPFEGFLINEFSNSGKCLEYMFGKCMVNAEDLLREEGYREDEKWRNVVIMVCFILLYRFISYVILRFRCCPGISSFKGTLV; encoded by the coding sequence ATGCCAATAAACTGGTTGAATCTtgagaaaccaaaccaaaaatttGAGCAAAAAATAGCAATGAAGAAGCAAGGTTGTGAGATTGAAGCAATAGGGATTTCTTACAAAATCTCCACCAAGAAAAGAGAGCACCCTTTTAAAATCTTCaccaaaaaacaagaaataaatcaagaaccaaAGCAAGCGATGGATCTCGAAGAAGCAAGCCTTGGAGCCAAGCATGTCTTGAAAGATGTTTTTTGCAAAGCAAAGCCATGGGAAATCCTTGCCATTGTTGGTCCAAGTGGAGCTGGAAAATCATCCTTGCTTGAAATCCTAGCTGGGAAACTCACCCCACAAAATGGTACCATTTTTGTCAACCAAAACCCTATTGACAAAGCTCGGTTCAAGAAGATTTCAGGCTATGTCACACAAAAAGACACCCTCTTTCCTCTCCTTACAGTCGAAGAAACACTCATGTTTAGTGCCAAGCTGCGTCTAAGGCTTCCTCAAGCTCAACTGAGCTCTAATGTTAAGTCCCTGATGAAGGAGTTAGGCCTGGATCACGTAGCCATGACTCGAGTTGGCGACGACAGGATTCGTGGGATATCAGGCGGAGAAAGGCGTCGTGTGTCGATAGGAGTTGATGCCATTCATGATCCTGAAGTGCTAATTCTTGATGAACCAACTTCTGGTCTTGATAGCACTTCTGCTTTACAAATTATTGATATGCTCAAGGTCATGGCAGAGACAAGAGGTCGAACCATAATACTAAGCATTCATCAACCCGGATTTCGGATTGTGAAGTTGTTCAACTCAATACTTATGATGGCTAATGGATCAGTCTTGCATCATGGCACGGTGGATCAGCTTGGTGTTAATTTGAGGACAATGGGAATGCAGCTTCCTATTCATGTCAATGTTGTTGAATTTGCCATTGAGTCCATTGAAACCATTCAACAGCAAAGAGAAGTCTTACAGAAAGAAATGCAACCCCAGGTGCtaacatcatcaacaacaatacCACAGcagaagaaaatagaagaagTTGGCGAGGGTAGAAGTGGCAAGTTCACTCTTCAACAGCTCTTTCAGCAATCGAAAGTAGTTGATGAGGAAATTATCAATGTTGAGTTTGATTTTCCTCTTGGTTTTGCTAATTCAAGGTTGCAAGAAACTTTGATCCTCACTCATAGGTTCTCCAAGAACATTTTCAGAACCAAGGAGCTTTTCGCATGCCGGACAATTCAAATGCTGATTTCTGGACTTGTTTTGGGCTCTATCTTCTACAACCTTGAAGATGATTTGATTGGAGCAGAAGAAAGGGTAGGCCTATTTGCTTTTATATTGACTTTCTTGTTATCTTGCACAACAGAAGCTCTACCAATCTTCTTGCAAGAAAGGGAGATTCTTATGAAGGAGACTTCTTGTGGGAGCTATAGAGTCTCATCATACGCCATAGCCAATGGACTCGTTTACTTGCCATTTCTACTCATCCTAGCCATATTATTCACAATTCCACTATATTGGCTAGTGGGGCTCAATCCAAATTTCATTGCATTCATGCATTTCCTGTTGCTGATTTGGTTGATTCTCTACACAGCGAATTCAGTTGTGGTGTGTTTCAGTGCTTTAGTGCCTAACTTCATCGTTGGAAATTCAGTTATTTCAGGGGTGATGGGATCATTCTTCTTGTTCTCCGGCTACTTCACATCGAAGCATGGAATACCAAATTATTGGATCTTCATGCACTATATATCGCTGTTTAAGTATCCATTTGAAGGGTTTCTGATAAATGAGTTCTCAAATTCAGGCAAATGCTTGGAATACATGTTTGGGAAATGCATGGTTAATGCAGAAGATTTGCTTAGAGAAGAAGGATATAGAGAGGATGAAAAATGGAGAAATGTGGTGATCATGGTGTGTTTCATCTTGCTTTACAGGTTCATTTCTTATGTCATTCTTAGGTTTAGATGCTGTCCTGGCATCAGCAGTTTCAAGGGAACACTTGTCTGA